A single window of Haliotis asinina isolate JCU_RB_2024 chromosome 5, JCU_Hal_asi_v2, whole genome shotgun sequence DNA harbors:
- the LOC137285173 gene encoding uncharacterized protein: MGFLTHFFVLSMFVLPVSGMRYKCHRDICDSSYQFCNDGEERCNICTPEQCQDDVAKHIFYQCELKCQELAATTTATSTESPTAFTAIVTTLDAAQESHFLTPTTGILIAGTGTILGFLFLVLWYVCRIDRKVSDLEKAENVSYSTISAGEDVEKTPLLEQPGIQVVQNDESESDSGAHLNKMEEIRTLAQAPAQAAAVVAQPDQADPPSYTTSDMTNKTPTMSSLSSVEAVQDSGLQNYFSEEIPETEFLQQNFKKEIEIEKDIGMENTRCKSVQHQSHMRY, from the exons ATGGGTTTTCTCACACATTTCTTTGTATTGTCCATGTTTGTTCTGCCCGTGTCGGGAATGAGATACAAATGTCACAGGGATATCTGTGATTCCAGCTACCAGTTCTGTAATGATGGGGAGGAACGCTGTAACATCTGTACCCCCGAGCAGTGCCAAGATGACGTGGCCAAACACATCTTCTACCAGTGTGAACTCAAGTGTCAGGAACTTGCAG CAACCACGACGGCGACATCTACGGAGTCACCTACTGCGTTTACTGCCATCGTTACTACTTTAGACGCAGCACAAG AATCACACTTCCTGACTCCAACTACTGGCATCCTTATAGCCGGAACAGGAACTATACTGGGGTTCCTGTTTCTGGTCTTGTGGTATGTGTGTAGGATTGATAGAAAAGTGTCCGACCTAGAGAAGGCTGAGAATGTGAGCTACAGCACTATTTCAGCTGGTGAGGATGTGGAGAAGACACCCCTTTTGGAACAGCCTGGAATTCAAGTAGTCCAGAATGATGAGTCTGAGTCTGACTCTGGTGCCCATTTGAACAAGATGGAGGAGATCCGCACGTTGGCCCAAGCCCCTGCACAAGCTGCGGCTGTAGTGGCCCAACCAGACCAAGCAGATCCACCCTCTTACA cCACCtcagacatgacaaacaaaacaCCTACAATGTCATCTCTCTCATCGGTGGAGGCTGTACAGGACTCGGGGTTGCAGAACTATTTCAGTGAGGAGATTCCGGAAACTGAGTTCCTACAACAGAACTTCAAGAAAGAAATAGAAATTGAAAAAGACATTGGGATGGAGAACACGAGGTGCAAATCTGTCCAACATCAGTCGCATATGAGATACTGA